A window of the Polaribacter batillariae genome harbors these coding sequences:
- the lepB gene encoding signal peptidase I has translation MILFKNKNILKYLIILFLLFIIGLWWFAIILLIGTLLYCMVFKLLKVIKYVLLKKIAKSIFLFLFIFLTAICIKLLMLDIYKIPSSSMNDTLYTNDVILVNKLKYGPKLPRSPFDIPWLNIAFYFNDKAKKRIKENWWKYHRLSGYSRIKNGDVLVYEYFSKNNFFVKRCVGIAGDTLAIKDGQIFINSKLQNFSNNIRNTYRFKITNKKQFNKDIDRLEIDQLIGKDLENLTFFKSSLKRGDYDKLKKLPYISNLQQIIASFDPKDGLFAKPQDNLWTKDNLGPIVIPKKGTTITLNTFNFNVYSTAINSHEKEVQIKHKNGQFIINGKEVTTYTFQQNYYFMMGDHRNGSYDSRFVGFIPEEKVVGKVQCILWSNYQDEFQWSRLFKSVN, from the coding sequence ATGATTCTTTTTAAAAATAAAAATATATTAAAATATCTCATCATTTTATTTTTGCTTTTTATCATTGGGCTATGGTGGTTTGCCATCATTCTATTAATTGGTACTTTATTGTACTGTATGGTTTTTAAATTGTTAAAAGTTATTAAATATGTGCTTTTAAAAAAGATAGCAAAAAGTATTTTTTTATTTCTTTTTATATTCCTTACTGCGATTTGCATTAAATTACTAATGCTCGATATTTATAAAATACCAAGTTCTTCTATGAATGATACACTATATACAAATGATGTTATTCTAGTAAACAAGCTAAAATACGGTCCTAAATTACCTCGTTCACCTTTTGATATTCCTTGGTTGAACATAGCATTTTATTTTAATGACAAGGCTAAAAAAAGAATAAAAGAAAATTGGTGGAAGTATCATCGGTTATCTGGTTATTCTCGTATTAAAAACGGAGATGTTCTAGTATATGAATATTTTAGCAAAAACAACTTTTTTGTAAAACGATGTGTTGGTATTGCCGGAGATACATTAGCAATTAAAGATGGACAAATTTTTATAAACAGTAAACTACAGAATTTTTCTAATAACATAAGAAACACTTATCGCTTTAAAATAACCAACAAAAAACAGTTTAATAAAGACATAGACCGTTTAGAAATAGATCAATTGATAGGTAAAGATTTAGAGAACTTAACTTTTTTTAAAAGCTCTTTAAAAAGAGGAGATTACGATAAGTTAAAGAAATTACCATATATAAGCAACTTACAACAAATAATAGCATCTTTTGACCCAAAAGATGGCTTATTTGCGAAACCCCAAGACAATCTTTGGACAAAAGATAATTTAGGTCCCATTGTAATACCTAAAAAAGGTACAACTATAACACTAAATACCTTTAATTTCAACGTATATAGCACGGCTATAAACAGTCACGAAAAAGAGGTTCAAATAAAACATAAAAATGGCCAATTTATCATCAACGGAAAAGAAGTTACAACTTATACATTTCAACAAAATTATTATTTTATGATGGGAGACCATAGAAATGGCTCATACGATTCTCGTTTCGTTGGTTTTATTCCTGAAGAGAAGGTCGTAGGCAAAGTACAGTGTATATTGTGGTCTAATTACCAAGATGAATTTCAATGGAGCCGATTATTTAAAAGTGTTAATTAA
- a CDS encoding TolC family protein, giving the protein MLKNNRFSKNKMFVRVVSISLWVISKTGILNIKTSRVSTIKISIMVFMMLSYVSLVAQEPVNLEQLKQKISLNEVLKLASQNSLDAFKSKRKYGVSYWQFRSFKSSLLPKINFETRPFTFNRALVKRYDSEQNVDVFRLQQNLSSYANVSLTQDIRSTGTSLFINSSFDRIVNSGTSEIENYSATPIRIGLIQPIMAYNRFKWEKKTAPLQYQKAKQEFIYEQQTINLKTIDFFFNWALASKKVEIAQENKTSAEKLFKIGKKRYDIGAIERDDLLNLEMDVYNANTNLTQNQQSLQKAEAALKLYLRDVLPSNTIPELPDLITNIQIDINEATQYAKANNPELIDLKLRQVEALRDLDKAIKDNRFDLSITASYGLNQQANTFRDAYSNLLNQQMVSVNFSIPILDWGERKGNIKTARMNKDVAEIELQQDEDKFKQDITQKVIDFNLQKDLVEGALRTSEIARESYKITEKRFLLGNLDYLRLTASRQAWQSATERYIQSLLNYWKLYYQVQQLTLYDFINNRTIEQNFDIILND; this is encoded by the coding sequence ATGTTAAAAAATAATCGTTTTAGTAAAAATAAAATGTTCGTTCGAGTAGTCTCTATAAGTCTTTGGGTGATATCGAAAACAGGTATTTTAAATATTAAAACTAGTAGAGTTAGTACTATAAAAATTTCGATAATGGTTTTTATGATGCTAAGTTACGTCTCATTAGTAGCTCAAGAACCTGTAAATTTAGAGCAACTCAAACAAAAAATCTCTTTAAATGAAGTTTTAAAACTCGCAAGTCAAAACTCGTTAGACGCCTTTAAATCTAAACGCAAATATGGTGTTAGTTACTGGCAATTTCGCTCGTTTAAATCGAGTTTATTGCCAAAAATTAATTTCGAAACTCGCCCTTTTACCTTTAATAGAGCATTGGTTAAACGTTACGATTCCGAGCAGAATGTAGATGTATTTAGGTTACAGCAAAATTTAAGTTCTTACGCAAATGTATCTTTAACCCAAGATATTCGCTCTACAGGAACAAGTCTATTTATTAATTCTAGTTTCGATAGGATTGTAAATTCTGGAACTTCGGAGATAGAAAACTATAGTGCAACCCCCATACGAATTGGACTCATTCAGCCTATTATGGCATACAACCGTTTTAAATGGGAAAAGAAAACAGCTCCCTTACAATACCAAAAAGCAAAACAAGAGTTTATTTACGAACAACAAACCATTAACCTTAAAACTATCGACTTCTTTTTTAACTGGGCTTTAGCTAGCAAAAAAGTAGAGATTGCACAAGAGAATAAAACCTCTGCAGAAAAACTATTTAAAATTGGAAAAAAACGCTACGACATAGGGGCCATAGAACGAGACGATTTACTTAATTTAGAAATGGATGTTTATAACGCCAATACCAACCTTACCCAAAATCAACAAAGTTTGCAAAAGGCAGAAGCCGCACTTAAATTGTATTTAAGAGATGTTTTACCCAGTAACACTATTCCAGAGTTGCCAGATCTAATAACCAATATACAAATAGATATTAATGAGGCTACGCAATATGCCAAAGCAAATAATCCAGAGCTTATCGACCTAAAATTGCGACAAGTAGAAGCTTTACGTGATTTAGATAAAGCGATTAAAGATAACCGATTCGATTTATCGATAACAGCTAGTTATGGGTTAAACCAACAAGCCAATACCTTTAGAGACGCCTATAGTAACTTGTTAAACCAACAAATGGTATCTGTAAACTTTAGCATTCCTATTCTAGATTGGGGAGAACGTAAAGGCAATATAAAAACAGCTAGAATGAACAAAGACGTCGCTGAAATAGAATTACAACAAGACGAGGATAAGTTTAAACAAGATATTACCCAAAAAGTAATTGATTTTAATTTACAAAAAGATTTAGTAGAAGGCGCTTTAAGAACTAGCGAAATAGCTAGAGAATCTTATAAAATTACCGAAAAACGATTTTTATTAGGAAATTTAGATTATTTACGATTAACCGCTTCAAGACAAGCATGGCAGTCTGCAACAGAACGTTATATACAAAGTTTATTAAATTATTGGAAATTATATTATCAGGTGCAGCAACTAACACTTTACGATTTTATAAACAATAGAACTATTGAACAAAATTTCGATATTATTTTAAATGATTAA
- a CDS encoding efflux RND transporter permease subunit, which translates to MVKFLIHKPIAVLMTTLGVLILGLYAFGFIPVSLMPDIDIPEITVQVSSENMSARQLEDAVVKPLRRNLMQLSHLKDIKSETNNETGVIRLRFNHGTKIDYSFIEVNEKIDREMGNFPKNIKRPKVIKASATDIPVFYLSMTLKEEKKQFTSNKDLYPVSQEFIDFNRFTNQVIRKRIEQVNEVAMVDVSGLVSPEILIIPDTNKLTALGISLDELESNIKKYDLEIGSLLIKDSQYQYDVRLGNTLNNIQEIKEIYIRKNNRVYQLKELAEVLEHPQKRTGLVLSDGKEAVTMAIIKQSDARMGDLKKALNKQLEYFKNDYPNIDFTITRDQTALLDYAISNLFQSLLWGMLLAFGIMFLFLKNVKSPLLIGITIPTSIIVCLLFFQLLNISINIISLSGLVLGIGLMIDNSIIVIDNITQFREMGFTLNKACVKGTNEVIKPLLSSALTTCAVFLPLVFLSGISGALFYDQAMAISIGLFASFFVSITLLPVLFRLFHLRKNTKDGRITRFLTKTNTLDYSALYEKGFRWVMRKQKLSWSICIILLLLTFGLFTLLPKTQMPHFTKTETLLKIDWNKQIHVEENKKRLLDLLNPIRDDLLNQTALVGNQQFLLDKSTEARASETTLYFKCKTPEELEKIKIALSNAIKKNYPSSLYEYKDVDNIFNLIFSDEETSLIARLRNVENLGRSQNNELKKIWYKVQQGLENIELKPIVWQDYLTLVANQEKLITYGVSANNIFNTLKSAFNEREILSITDNQNFVPVILGGASKQINNILSETTVVSKDSAVFHIKDFVKVVPSNDLKTIKGGTEGEYYPLELQVKEHQIDRTIANIKEVVHKNPWYDVSFSGSYFSNQELMSELKIVLLISLILLYFILASQFESFTLPIIILLEVPLDLAGAFLFLKLFGMSINLMSMIGIVVMSGIIINDSILKIDTIIQLQRQGYSLIKALLVAGQRRLKPILMTSLTTILALTPLLFSSGLGAELQAPLAIALIGGMLLGTLVSLYFIPLCYYYLAKLKTHVKK; encoded by the coding sequence ATGGTAAAGTTTCTCATACATAAGCCTATAGCTGTATTGATGACCACTCTTGGAGTGCTTATCCTTGGGCTGTATGCTTTTGGTTTTATTCCTGTGTCGCTAATGCCAGATATCGATATTCCTGAAATTACAGTACAGGTATCTTCGGAAAACATGTCTGCAAGACAATTAGAAGATGCTGTGGTAAAACCACTGCGTAGAAATTTAATGCAGTTGAGTCACTTAAAAGACATTAAAAGCGAAACGAATAACGAAACAGGTGTTATACGATTGCGATTTAACCACGGTACAAAAATAGATTATTCTTTTATAGAAGTTAACGAAAAGATAGATCGCGAAATGGGCAACTTTCCTAAAAACATAAAACGCCCCAAAGTCATAAAAGCAAGTGCCACAGACATTCCTGTGTTTTATTTAAGCATGACGTTAAAAGAAGAAAAAAAACAATTCACTTCCAATAAAGATTTATATCCTGTATCTCAAGAATTTATAGACTTTAATCGCTTTACCAATCAGGTAATTCGCAAGCGTATAGAACAAGTTAATGAAGTGGCTATGGTCGATGTAAGTGGATTGGTATCTCCAGAAATATTAATCATTCCAGATACTAATAAACTCACTGCTTTAGGTATTAGTTTAGATGAATTAGAATCCAATATAAAAAAATACGATCTCGAAATAGGAAGCTTACTCATTAAAGATAGTCAATACCAATACGATGTACGTTTAGGGAATACCTTAAATAATATTCAAGAAATTAAAGAAATTTATATTCGTAAAAACAATAGAGTTTATCAATTAAAAGAACTAGCAGAAGTTTTAGAACACCCACAAAAACGAACAGGCCTTGTTTTGTCTGATGGTAAAGAAGCCGTTACTATGGCCATCATTAAACAAAGTGATGCTCGAATGGGAGACCTAAAAAAAGCTTTAAATAAACAGCTAGAGTATTTTAAAAACGATTACCCTAATATCGATTTTACAATCACTAGAGACCAAACTGCATTGCTAGATTATGCCATTAGCAATCTCTTTCAAAGTTTGCTATGGGGTATGCTTTTGGCCTTTGGAATTATGTTTTTGTTTCTTAAGAATGTAAAATCTCCGTTGTTAATAGGTATTACGATTCCAACATCTATTATTGTTTGTTTGCTTTTTTTTCAACTATTAAACATCTCTATTAATATTATTTCTTTATCGGGTTTAGTACTTGGTATCGGTTTAATGATAGACAATTCTATTATCGTTATTGATAATATCACGCAATTTAGAGAAATGGGTTTTACCCTTAATAAAGCCTGTGTAAAAGGTACCAACGAAGTAATTAAACCATTATTAAGTTCTGCCTTAACTACCTGTGCCGTATTTTTACCATTAGTGTTTTTAAGTGGTATTAGTGGAGCATTATTTTATGATCAGGCTATGGCTATAAGCATAGGTTTATTTGCTTCATTTTTTGTTTCTATTACTTTATTGCCAGTACTGTTTCGCTTATTTCATTTACGTAAAAATACTAAAGACGGGCGTATTACACGTTTTCTTACCAAAACAAATACACTAGATTATTCCGCTTTATATGAAAAAGGATTTCGCTGGGTTATGCGCAAACAGAAGCTCTCATGGAGTATCTGTATTATTTTACTTTTATTAACTTTTGGTTTATTTACGCTATTGCCAAAAACACAAATGCCTCATTTTACCAAAACCGAAACACTGTTAAAAATAGACTGGAACAAACAAATACATGTAGAAGAGAATAAAAAACGTCTCTTAGATTTATTGAATCCTATAAGAGATGATTTATTGAACCAGACAGCATTAGTAGGAAATCAACAATTTTTACTTGATAAAAGTACCGAGGCAAGGGCTTCAGAAACTACCTTGTATTTTAAATGTAAAACCCCCGAAGAATTAGAAAAAATTAAAATAGCATTAAGTAATGCTATTAAAAAGAATTACCCATCATCTTTATATGAATATAAAGATGTAGATAACATATTTAATCTTATTTTTTCTGATGAAGAAACCTCTTTAATAGCTCGCTTACGAAATGTCGAAAATTTAGGAAGAAGCCAAAATAATGAGTTAAAAAAAATATGGTATAAAGTACAACAAGGTTTAGAAAATATAGAACTTAAACCCATTGTTTGGCAAGATTATTTAACCTTGGTAGCCAATCAAGAAAAATTAATAACCTATGGTGTAAGTGCCAATAACATATTTAATACTTTAAAAAGTGCTTTTAATGAACGAGAGATTTTATCCATTACCGATAATCAAAACTTTGTTCCCGTAATTTTAGGAGGGGCTTCAAAACAAATTAATAATATTTTAAGTGAAACGACAGTGGTTTCGAAAGACAGTGCTGTATTTCATATAAAAGATTTTGTTAAAGTTGTACCTTCAAATGACCTAAAAACAATCAAAGGAGGTACAGAAGGTGAGTATTACCCATTAGAGTTGCAAGTAAAAGAGCATCAAATAGATAGAACTATAGCCAATATAAAAGAAGTAGTTCATAAAAATCCTTGGTATGATGTGAGTTTTTCTGGAAGCTATTTTAGCAATCAAGAATTAATGAGCGAGTTAAAAATCGTACTCCTTATTTCTTTAATATTACTCTATTTTATTTTAGCATCTCAATTCGAATCTTTCACGTTACCAATTATTATTTTATTAGAAGTACCTTTAGATTTAGCAGGAGCATTCCTTTTTTTAAAACTTTTTGGAATGAGTATTAATCTAATGTCTATGATTGGTATTGTGGTAATGAGCGGTATTATTATTAACGATTCTATTTTAAAAATAGATACCATTATTCAATTACAACGTCAAGGGTACTCCCTAATAAAAGCCTTACTTGTAGCTGGGCAGCGCCGTTTAAAACCTATTTTAATGACAAGTTTAACCACCATACTAGCACTTACTCCCTTATTATTTTCAAGTGGTTTAGGTGCCGAATTGCAAGCTCCTTTAGCTATTGCCTTAATTGGTGGTATGTTATTAGGTACATTAGTTAGCCTATATTTTATACCACTTTGTTATTATTATCTTGCTAAACTTAAAACCCATGTTAAAAAATAA
- a CDS encoding efflux RND transporter periplasmic adaptor subunit has protein sequence MCKKRKTLIHLKIFIILFAITFLSCKKDQAKAEEDRLEKKQFLPEKNEVNAMVLEQGIFKKEIVSNGKLVALQKNQLRFNVSENLEKLYVKNGDYVKKGQTLAVLKTFTYQQAYTKAKINLNKAVLELQDKLVGRGYESFNKDSIPSEEYEMLTIRSGYKDALHELQNTEFKLKSTKLIAPFSGKIANIKNKLYEHINAGSEIMTLINDQIFEVEFYLIESEVSEIAVNEQIQIEPFALKKTYQGRIVTINPQVEKDGTILVKARVKNDGNLIEGMNVKVFIQKDVPNQFVVPKASVVLRQNQEVLFIIKSGKTYWTYVQTTNENSKQYTVIPHPDKSSASLKVGDTIVVSDNLNLAHDTEVTIKKIID, from the coding sequence ATGTGTAAAAAAAGAAAAACACTCATCCACTTAAAAATATTTATCATCCTTTTTGCGATTACTTTCTTGTCTTGCAAAAAAGACCAAGCCAAAGCAGAAGAAGATCGTCTTGAGAAAAAGCAGTTCCTTCCCGAAAAAAACGAGGTAAATGCGATGGTATTAGAACAAGGAATTTTTAAAAAGGAAATCGTTAGCAATGGTAAGTTAGTAGCTTTACAAAAAAATCAACTAAGATTTAATGTAAGCGAAAATCTAGAAAAACTCTATGTAAAAAACGGAGACTATGTAAAAAAAGGGCAAACTTTGGCTGTTTTAAAAACCTTTACCTACCAACAAGCTTATACCAAAGCCAAAATTAATTTAAATAAAGCAGTATTAGAACTTCAAGATAAATTGGTAGGTCGTGGATACGAAAGCTTTAACAAAGACAGCATTCCATCAGAAGAATACGAGATGCTTACTATTCGATCGGGTTATAAAGATGCGTTGCATGAGTTGCAAAATACAGAGTTTAAATTAAAATCTACCAAACTTATAGCACCTTTTAGCGGTAAAATAGCGAATATAAAAAATAAACTTTACGAACATATAAATGCAGGATCAGAAATTATGACCTTAATAAACGATCAAATTTTTGAAGTAGAGTTTTATTTAATAGAATCTGAAGTTTCGGAAATCGCAGTTAACGAACAAATACAAATTGAGCCCTTTGCACTAAAGAAAACCTATCAAGGGCGAATCGTAACCATTAACCCCCAAGTAGAAAAAGACGGTACCATTTTAGTGAAAGCCAGAGTTAAAAATGATGGCAACCTAATTGAGGGAATGAATGTTAAGGTATTTATCCAAAAAGATGTTCCCAATCAATTTGTAGTCCCCAAAGCATCTGTAGTTTTACGACAAAACCAAGAAGTACTATTTATCATAAAATCTGGAAAAACCTATTGGACCTATGTACAAACAACCAATGAAAATAGCAAGCAATACACCGTAATTCCTCACCCAGATAAGAGTAGTGCCTCATTAAAAGTTGGAGATACTATAGTGGTTTCAGATAATTTAAACTTAGCACACGATACAGAAGTAACTATTAAAAAAATAATAGATTAA
- a CDS encoding BF3164 family lipoprotein — MGFKIVYIIYAIKTFSSAAYSNGYIIGSSDNKRFGSYNLTNKTSVEKFEYPKGKGILSDQYCFQSHPSKNFVVGVQLYSKIISILEINNNNLHLKELVWWQNTNKQLQSGNEITKQISSLEDKNCFLDVATTKDYIYVLYSGKPYGNTKASVGKSYLSNLIYVFNWKGEPVKKFKLDKEVISITIDKKIRLYMQVLSKI; from the coding sequence ATTGGGTTTAAAATAGTATATATAATTTATGCTATAAAAACGTTTTCATCAGCAGCGTACAGCAATGGCTATATTATTGGATCTTCAGACAATAAGCGATTCGGTTCGTATAATTTAACTAATAAAACCAGTGTTGAAAAATTTGAGTACCCAAAAGGCAAAGGAATATTAAGTGACCAATATTGTTTTCAAAGTCACCCATCAAAGAATTTTGTTGTAGGAGTTCAACTTTATTCAAAAATAATATCAATCTTAGAAATAAATAACAATAACCTACATTTAAAAGAACTAGTTTGGTGGCAAAATACGAATAAGCAATTACAAAGTGGAAATGAAATTACAAAACAAATTTCATCATTAGAAGACAAAAATTGTTTTCTGGATGTAGCAACAACTAAAGACTATATTTATGTTTTATATAGTGGAAAACCTTACGGAAATACAAAAGCATCTGTTGGTAAATCGTATTTAAGCAATTTAATTTATGTATTTAATTGGAAAGGAGAACCTGTTAAGAAATTTAAATTAGATAAAGAGGTAATATCAATAACAATTGATAAAAAAATAAGACTTTATATGCAGGTTCTTTCGAAAATTTAG
- a CDS encoding 6-bladed beta-propeller, whose product MILQKISLFVFLLAVLSCQNEKTNLLPSNMKVKLEKVCNLNSNIEQIGEIQSFDFINEKEFIISIKESNDIFIYDFNGNQIKKINNSGNGPNEYGDASIIRVFDQKIYVWDSTKLNVFVYDLNGNSIKEINKLGSAIKDFIPTKTHIIYYLAGGYENLIASYDILNDSYKYLGNTSEEHILLNMNSHSGASLFLMIQ is encoded by the coding sequence ATGATTTTACAAAAAATAAGCTTATTTGTTTTTCTTCTTGCCGTTCTTTCATGTCAAAATGAAAAAACTAATTTATTACCTTCTAATATGAAAGTAAAATTAGAAAAGGTTTGTAATCTTAATTCGAATATCGAACAAATTGGAGAAATTCAATCTTTCGATTTTATAAATGAAAAGGAATTTATAATTTCAATTAAAGAGAGTAACGATATTTTCATATACGATTTCAATGGGAATCAAATTAAAAAAATAAATAATTCAGGTAACGGGCCAAATGAATACGGAGACGCTTCTATAATAAGGGTTTTTGACCAAAAAATTTATGTTTGGGACTCAACTAAATTGAATGTGTTTGTTTACGACCTCAATGGAAATTCTATAAAAGAAATAAACAAATTAGGAAGTGCAATTAAAGACTTTATCCCAACAAAAACCCATATTATCTACTATTTAGCAGGTGGTTATGAAAATTTAATTGCAAGTTATGATATACTCAATGATAGCTATAAATATTTAGGGAACACATCAGAAGAGCATATCCTTCTAAATATGAATAGTCATTCTGGGGCATCACTCTTTTTAATGATACAATAA
- a CDS encoding DUF1573 domain-containing protein has product MRTIPEYPKGIIKPSERGEIKVVYDTKYPGRFNKTIAVFYNSKGSPKILTIKGEIPYPKDVKN; this is encoded by the coding sequence TTGCGTACCATACCAGAATACCCTAAAGGTATTATAAAACCTAGCGAGAGAGGAGAAATAAAAGTGGTATATGATACCAAATACCCAGGACGTTTTAACAAAACGATTGCCGTATTTTATAATAGTAAGGGTTCGCCAAAGATATTAACTATAAAAGGAGAAATACCTTATCCAAAAGATGTTAAGAATTAG
- a CDS encoding DUF1573 domain-containing protein, whose protein sequence is MYNFGLIPAKKDTTAVFNFSNTGETPLVITGVKTSCVPYQNTLKVL, encoded by the coding sequence GTGTATAATTTTGGCTTAATTCCAGCTAAAAAAGATACAACTGCTGTTTTTAACTTTTCTAACACAGGAGAAACTCCATTAGTTATAACAGGTGTAAAAACCAGTTGCGTACCATACCAGAATACCCTAAAGGTATTATAA
- a CDS encoding BF3164 family lipoprotein → MKKLSYRQGGLRNIKPSFYRFKINHNKNNIYIMTINNKLLIFSTTLFFILISCSNKNKVVLNHSNSSFANFPKEQNVSFENLFEYKVGTPKAMKLVDSTLIIFNSTKKIKSFFYNYSIKSGQISRGYLHKGRGPKEALGASCFGIVDNILWVHDVTLKKIFIMDKKEILSGNISSFKAYPLEGNYYQISVIDNSSILINGKIDSNYKIQEINFSERLLNEFGEFENLPKDLPLDALKDAYHSFFFLSPSKDKVAISYLYTDLLEIYNLKSPYENETVQGPEGINIEFEIGKRQYYNYMKKNEGIRKTFLAGAVTDKHIYLAYSGLSYAERNDINYCKYVYVYDWNGTPVKKLNLNKRIMGLAVSGDDRTIYSYDADTGFIVKAEIE, encoded by the coding sequence TTGAAAAAATTATCATATAGACAAGGTGGTTTGAGAAATATCAAGCCATCTTTTTATAGGTTTAAAATTAATCATAATAAGAACAATATTTATATAATGACAATAAATAATAAATTATTAATTTTTAGTACAACTCTATTTTTTATTCTCATTTCTTGTAGTAATAAGAATAAGGTTGTTTTAAATCATAGCAATTCTTCATTTGCTAATTTTCCAAAGGAACAAAATGTCTCATTTGAAAATCTTTTTGAATACAAAGTTGGAACTCCAAAAGCTATGAAATTAGTTGATTCTACCCTAATAATATTTAATTCAACTAAGAAAATTAAATCATTTTTTTATAATTATTCTATTAAAAGCGGTCAAATATCCCGTGGATATTTACACAAAGGAAGAGGTCCTAAAGAAGCTTTAGGTGCTTCTTGCTTTGGAATAGTTGATAATATATTATGGGTACATGATGTAACGTTAAAAAAAATATTTATTATGGATAAAAAAGAAATTTTATCCGGAAACATTTCATCTTTTAAAGCATACCCCTTAGAAGGAAACTATTATCAAATTTCTGTTATTGATAATAGTAGTATCTTAATCAATGGGAAAATAGATTCTAATTATAAAATTCAAGAAATAAATTTTTCCGAGAGATTATTAAATGAATTTGGAGAGTTTGAAAATTTACCTAAAGATTTGCCTCTTGACGCGCTAAAAGATGCTTATCACTCTTTTTTCTTTTTAAGCCCTTCTAAAGATAAAGTAGCCATTTCATATTTATATACAGATTTGTTAGAAATATACAATTTAAAAAGTCCATATGAAAATGAAACAGTACAGGGACCTGAGGGTATTAATATAGAATTTGAGATAGGAAAAAGACAATATTACAATTACATGAAAAAGAATGAAGGAATTAGAAAAACTTTTCTTGCTGGTGCAGTTACAGATAAACATATTTACTTAGCTTATTCTGGTTTAAGCTATGCCGAGAGAAATGATATTAATTATTGCAAATATGTTTATGTGTATGATTGGAATGGAACCCCAGTAAAAAAGCTAAATTTGAATAAGCGTATTATGGGGTTGGCTGTTTCTGGTGATGATAGAACCATATATTCATACGATGCGGATACTGGATTTATTGTTAAAGCTGAAATTGAATAA